The Pseudomonas eucalypticola genome has a window encoding:
- a CDS encoding response regulator transcription factor — MSDLLLIDDDVELCELLSSWLGQEGFVVRACHDGASARKALAELSPAAVVLDVMLPDGSGLELLKQLRNEHADLPVLMLSARGEPLDRILGLELGADDYLAKPCDPRELTARLRAVLRRSHPTATSGQLELGDLCFSQARGVVTIDEHDITLTVSESRLLEALLRQPGEPLDKQELAQIALGRKLTLYDRSLDMHVSNLRKKIGPHADGRPRIVALRSRGYYYAE, encoded by the coding sequence ATGAGCGATCTGTTACTGATTGATGATGATGTGGAGCTGTGCGAGCTCCTGAGCAGCTGGCTGGGCCAGGAAGGGTTCGTGGTGCGTGCCTGCCACGACGGCGCCAGCGCCCGCAAGGCCCTGGCCGAACTGTCCCCTGCCGCCGTGGTGCTGGACGTCATGCTGCCCGACGGCAGTGGCCTGGAACTGCTCAAGCAACTGCGCAACGAGCACGCCGACCTGCCGGTGCTGATGCTCTCGGCCCGCGGCGAACCCCTGGACCGGATCCTGGGCCTGGAGCTGGGCGCCGATGACTACCTGGCCAAGCCCTGCGACCCGCGCGAGCTGACAGCGCGGCTGCGTGCCGTGCTGCGCCGCAGCCACCCGACCGCCACCAGCGGGCAGCTGGAACTGGGCGACCTGTGCTTCAGCCAGGCGCGTGGCGTGGTGACCATCGACGAGCATGACATCACCCTGACCGTGTCCGAAAGCCGCCTGCTCGAAGCGCTGCTGCGCCAGCCGGGCGAACCGCTGGACAAACAGGAACTGGCGCAAATCGCCCTGGGCCGCAAGCTGACCCTGTATGACCGCAGCCTTGACATGCACGTCAGCAACCTGCGCAAGAAAATCGGCCCCCATGCCGACGGCCGCCCGCGCATCGTCGCCCTGCGTAGCCGTGGCTACTACTATGCGGAGTAG
- a CDS encoding translation initiation factor 2, whose translation MRQSLLFSLLVVLLLGASDAQADDGPAPSPLTTSAPLSEWQQRLNEGERLRAELSQENQRLKLQLQEAQAKAAPGVRLLTEQQQWFVTGAGVALLAALCGIFISGGRRQRRQWLN comes from the coding sequence ATGCGCCAGAGTCTGCTGTTCTCGCTGTTGGTCGTGCTGCTTTTGGGCGCCAGTGATGCCCAGGCCGACGACGGCCCGGCGCCCTCGCCCCTGACCACCAGCGCCCCGCTCAGCGAATGGCAGCAACGGCTGAACGAAGGTGAACGCCTGCGTGCGGAGTTGAGCCAGGAAAACCAGCGGCTCAAACTACAATTGCAGGAGGCCCAGGCCAAGGCCGCGCCCGGCGTACGCCTGCTGACGGAACAGCAGCAATGGTTTGTGACAGGTGCGGGGGTAGCCTTGTTGGCCGCCCTATGCGGTATCTTTATCAGCGGCGGGCGTAGACAGCGCCGGCAATGGTTGAATTGA
- a CDS encoding YciI family protein — MLYAIIATDTPDSLEKRLSVRPAHLARLEKLKDDGRLVLAGPHPAVDSNDPGAAGFSGSLIVAEFESLAAAQEWAGADPFVEAGVYADVLVKPFKQTLP; from the coding sequence ATGCTCTACGCAATCATTGCCACCGACACGCCCGACTCGCTGGAAAAACGCCTGAGCGTTCGCCCGGCCCACCTGGCGCGCCTGGAAAAGCTCAAGGACGACGGCCGCCTGGTCCTGGCCGGCCCGCACCCGGCGGTAGACAGCAACGACCCGGGCGCCGCCGGCTTCTCCGGCAGCCTGATCGTCGCCGAGTTCGAGTCCCTGGCCGCCGCGCAGGAATGGGCCGGTGCCGACCCCTTCGTGGAAGCTGGCGTGTACGCCGACGTACTGGTCAAGCCGTTCAAGCAAACCCTGCCGTAA
- a CDS encoding septation protein A, producing the protein MKQFIDFIPLFLFFIVYKLDPRTVEVAGQQVTLGGIFSATGVLIASSIIVYGILFITQRKLEKSQWLTLAACLVFGSLTLAFHSETFLKWKAPVVNWLFALAFAGSHFIGDRLLIKRLMGHALTLPDTVWARLNVAWIVFFLFSGAANLFVAFTFQSIWVDFKVFGSLGMTLLFLVGQGIYLSRHLHDADTTTPKTED; encoded by the coding sequence GTGAAACAATTCATCGATTTCATCCCGCTTTTCCTGTTTTTCATCGTCTACAAGCTGGACCCGCGCACCGTCGAAGTCGCCGGCCAACAGGTCACCCTGGGCGGCATCTTCAGCGCCACGGGCGTGCTGATCGCCAGTTCCATCATTGTGTACGGCATTCTCTTCATCACCCAGCGCAAGCTGGAGAAGAGCCAGTGGCTGACCCTGGCCGCGTGCCTGGTGTTCGGCAGCCTGACCCTGGCTTTCCATAGCGAGACGTTCCTGAAATGGAAGGCGCCGGTGGTCAACTGGCTGTTCGCCCTGGCGTTCGCCGGTAGCCACTTCATCGGTGACCGCCTGCTGATCAAGCGTCTGATGGGCCACGCCCTGACCTTGCCCGATACTGTGTGGGCGCGCTTGAACGTCGCCTGGATCGTGTTTTTCCTGTTCAGCGGTGCCGCCAACCTGTTCGTGGCGTTCACCTTCCAGAGCATCTGGGTGGACTTCAAGGTGTTCGGCAGCCTGGGCATGACCCTGCTGTTCCTGGTGGGCCAGGGCATTTACCTGTCTCGCCACCTGCATGACGCAGATACCACTACCCCGAAGACCGAGGACTGA
- a CDS encoding PHP domain-containing protein, producing MNVDLHCHSTASDGSLSPTDLAARAHANGVRVLALTDHDTLEGLPEAREATRALGMQWVSGVEMSCTWGGATIHVLGYGFPLDAPPLVAAVEALHHGRWLRAEEISRRLALKGMPGALEGARAIQQELGDSGNAPARPHFAEYLVRQNHVRDRAEAFRKWLGAGKLGDVKQHWPTLEDTVATLRAAGAWVSLAHPLQYDFTRSKRRKLIADYIQAGGQALEVVNGMQPAEQVGTLSILAREFGLLASAGSDFHGPGAWSEIGIYRPVPEDLPLLSGRFKHEQPLVV from the coding sequence ATGAATGTTGACCTGCACTGCCACAGCACCGCCTCCGACGGCTCACTCTCGCCGACGGACCTGGCTGCGCGCGCCCACGCCAATGGTGTGCGGGTACTGGCCCTGACCGACCACGACACCCTCGAAGGCCTGCCCGAAGCCCGGGAAGCCACGCGGGCGCTGGGCATGCAGTGGGTCAGCGGCGTGGAAATGTCCTGCACCTGGGGCGGCGCCACCATCCACGTGCTGGGCTACGGTTTCCCCCTGGACGCGCCGCCGTTGGTCGCCGCGGTCGAGGCGTTGCACCATGGCCGCTGGCTGCGGGCCGAGGAAATCAGCCGACGACTGGCGCTCAAGGGCATGCCCGGCGCCCTGGAAGGCGCCCGCGCCATCCAGCAGGAGCTGGGTGACAGCGGCAACGCCCCGGCGCGCCCGCATTTCGCCGAGTACCTGGTGCGCCAGAATCACGTGCGTGACCGTGCCGAGGCCTTTCGCAAGTGGCTGGGTGCCGGCAAGCTGGGCGACGTCAAGCAGCACTGGCCGACCCTGGAAGACACCGTCGCCACCCTGCGCGCCGCCGGGGCGTGGGTAAGCCTGGCGCACCCGCTGCAGTACGATTTCACCCGCAGCAAGCGCCGCAAGCTGATTGCCGACTATATTCAAGCCGGGGGCCAGGCCCTGGAGGTGGTCAACGGCATGCAGCCGGCCGAGCAGGTCGGCACCTTGTCGATCCTGGCGCGCGAATTCGGTCTGCTGGCCAGTGCCGGCAGTGATTTCCATGGTCCAGGGGCCTGGTCCGAGATCGGTATCTACCGACCGGTGCCGGAGGATCTGCCACTTCTGTCGGGCCGGTTCAAACATGAGCAGCCACTCGTCGTCTGA
- a CDS encoding L-threonylcarbamoyladenylate synthase: protein MSQFFQIHPDNPQARLIKQAVEIIRKGGVVIYPTDSSYAIGCQIGDKGAIERVRRLRKLDDKHNFTLICRDLSQLGLFAKIDTGAFRLLKAHVPGPYTFILNATREVPRLLLHDKRRTIGLRVPDHPISHALLEELGEPLMSVSLIMPGETLPMTDPYEMRQLLEHQVDLIIDGGFGGVSASTVINLAEGEPQVVRVGCGDPAPFMAEA, encoded by the coding sequence GTGAGTCAATTTTTCCAGATTCATCCGGACAATCCCCAGGCGCGCCTGATCAAGCAGGCCGTGGAGATCATCCGCAAGGGCGGGGTAGTGATCTATCCTACCGATTCGTCCTACGCCATCGGCTGCCAGATCGGTGACAAGGGCGCCATCGAGCGCGTGCGTCGCCTGCGCAAGCTCGACGACAAGCACAATTTCACCCTGATCTGCCGCGACCTGTCGCAGCTGGGGCTGTTCGCCAAGATCGACACCGGCGCGTTCCGCCTGCTCAAGGCGCATGTCCCGGGGCCGTACACCTTCATCCTCAACGCCACCCGCGAGGTGCCGCGCCTGTTGTTGCACGACAAGCGCCGCACCATCGGCCTGCGGGTGCCGGACCACCCCATTTCCCACGCGCTGCTGGAAGAACTGGGCGAGCCGCTGATGAGCGTCAGCCTGATCATGCCCGGCGAGACGCTGCCCATGACCGACCCCTACGAAATGCGCCAGTTGCTGGAGCATCAGGTGGACCTGATCATCGACGGCGGTTTCGGTGGTGTTTCGGCTTCCACGGTGATCAACCTGGCCGAGGGCGAGCCCCAGGTCGTGCGCGTGGGCTGCGGCGACCCGGCGCCTTTCATGGCCGAGGCGTGA
- a CDS encoding segregation and condensation protein A yields the protein MEVFLEAFEGPLDLLLYLIRKQNIDILDIPVAEITRQYMGYVELMKTVRLELAAEYLVMAAMLAEIKSRMLLPRSAEAEQEEDDPRAELIRRLQEYERFKAAAEGLDGLKRLGRDIYVPQLDAPQAKVRKLMPDVALEEVLMAMAEVMRRGDLFESHQVSREALSTRERMSEVLERLKGGGFVPFVELFTAEEGKLGVVVTFMAILELVKESLVELVQNEPFAAIHVRARAD from the coding sequence CTGGAAGTCTTCCTGGAAGCCTTCGAGGGGCCGCTGGACCTGTTGCTGTACCTGATCCGCAAGCAGAACATCGATATCCTCGACATTCCCGTGGCTGAGATTACCCGCCAGTACATGGGCTACGTCGAGCTGATGAAGACCGTGCGCCTGGAGCTGGCCGCCGAATACCTGGTGATGGCGGCCATGCTCGCCGAGATCAAGTCGCGCATGTTGCTGCCGCGTTCGGCCGAGGCCGAACAGGAAGAGGACGACCCGCGCGCCGAACTGATTCGCCGGCTGCAGGAATACGAGCGTTTCAAGGCCGCCGCCGAAGGCCTGGATGGCCTCAAACGCCTGGGCCGCGATATCTACGTGCCGCAACTGGACGCGCCCCAGGCCAAGGTGCGCAAGCTGATGCCCGACGTGGCGCTGGAAGAAGTGTTGATGGCCATGGCCGAGGTGATGCGCCGCGGCGACCTGTTCGAAAGCCACCAGGTCAGCCGAGAGGCGCTGTCTACCCGCGAGCGCATGAGTGAGGTGCTGGAGCGCCTCAAGGGCGGCGGCTTCGTGCCGTTCGTCGAACTGTTCACCGCCGAGGAGGGCAAGCTGGGGGTGGTCGTCACCTTCATGGCCATCCTTGAACTGGTGAAGGAATCCCTGGTGGAGCTGGTGCAGAATGAGCCTTTCGCGGCCATTCATGTGCGGGCCCGCGCCGACTAG
- a CDS encoding DUF1289 domain-containing protein: MSSKDPCIGVCKFDDDVCVGCGRSKREIKGWKKMDKGERRQVLAESHLRLLALAATGRRKKK; encoded by the coding sequence ATGAGCAGCAAGGATCCGTGTATCGGTGTGTGCAAGTTCGATGACGATGTGTGCGTCGGTTGCGGGCGCAGCAAGCGCGAGATCAAGGGCTGGAAGAAGATGGACAAGGGCGAGCGGCGCCAGGTGCTGGCCGAATCGCACCTGCGCCTGCTGGCACTGGCGGCCACCGGCCGACGGAAAAAGAAGTGA
- the rluB gene encoding 23S rRNA pseudouridine(2605) synthase RluB, protein MTEHDKPEVQEMGPAGEKLQKVLARIGVGSRRDVEAWIGEGRIKVNGVNATLGQRVDLHDAISVDGKVIKREEASETVRRVIIYNKPDGEICTRDDPEGRPTVFDRLPRPREGRWINIGRLDINTTGLLMFTTDGELANRLMHPSYEMDREYAVRVRGEVDDDMLLRLKNGVILEDGPARFTDIQMAPGGEGFNHWYHCVVMEGRNREVRRLWESQGLVVSRLKRVRFGPVFLNSDLPMGRWRELSQHEVDVLSAEVGLTAVAMPAMNAKSKDKMERLQRKSSRPLGRGERVRTLRPAHDGAPAAAERPARAPRVEEGERPARKPRGDAPAPRRGEAPARKDGRGSAVAERPSDMNKRPAKPGAQRPGLKLSDDSKRRGPAADKRAPVTRRKPKPE, encoded by the coding sequence ATGACTGAACACGACAAGCCAGAGGTCCAGGAAATGGGCCCCGCCGGCGAAAAACTGCAGAAAGTACTGGCCCGCATCGGCGTGGGTTCGCGCCGCGACGTGGAAGCCTGGATCGGCGAAGGCCGCATCAAGGTCAATGGCGTCAACGCCACCCTCGGCCAGCGCGTCGACCTGCACGACGCCATCAGCGTCGACGGCAAGGTGATCAAGCGCGAAGAAGCCTCGGAAACCGTGCGCCGCGTGATCATCTACAACAAGCCGGATGGCGAGATCTGCACCCGCGACGACCCGGAAGGCCGCCCGACCGTATTCGACCGCCTGCCGCGCCCGCGCGAAGGCCGCTGGATCAACATCGGCCGCCTGGACATCAACACCACCGGGCTGTTGATGTTCACCACCGACGGTGAGCTGGCCAACCGCCTGATGCACCCGTCCTACGAGATGGACCGCGAGTACGCCGTGCGCGTGCGCGGTGAAGTCGACGATGACATGCTGCTGCGCCTCAAGAACGGCGTGATCCTGGAAGACGGCCCGGCGCGTTTCACCGACATCCAGATGGCCCCGGGTGGCGAAGGCTTCAACCATTGGTACCACTGCGTGGTGATGGAAGGCCGCAACCGTGAAGTCCGTCGCCTGTGGGAATCCCAGGGCCTGGTGGTCAGCCGCCTGAAGCGCGTGCGTTTTGGTCCGGTGTTCCTCAACTCCGACCTGCCCATGGGCCGCTGGCGCGAACTGAGCCAGCACGAAGTGGACGTGCTCAGCGCCGAAGTCGGCCTGACCGCGGTGGCCATGCCGGCCATGAACGCCAAGAGCAAGGACAAGATGGAGCGCCTGCAGCGCAAGTCCTCGCGCCCGCTGGGCCGTGGCGAACGCGTGCGCACCCTGCGCCCGGCCCACGACGGTGCCCCGGCCGCCGCCGAGCGTCCGGCCCGTGCCCCGCGCGTGGAAGAAGGCGAGCGTCCGGCGCGCAAGCCTCGTGGCGATGCCCCGGCGCCGCGCCGCGGTGAAGCCCCGGCGCGCAAGGACGGCCGTGGTTCGGCCGTGGCCGAGCGCCCAAGCGACATGAACAAGCGGCCGGCCAAGCCAGGTGCCCAGCGCCCCGGCCTGAAACTGTCGGACGACAGCAAGCGCCGTGGCCCTGCCGCGGACAAGCGTGCGCCGGTGACCCGTCGCAAGCCCAAGCCTGAGTAA
- a CDS encoding amino acid permease yields the protein MSAQNSSGQLKRGLKNRHIQLIALGGAIGTGLFLGSAGVLKSAGPSMILGYAICGFIAFMIMRQLGEMIVEEPVAGSFSHFAHQYWGGFAGFLSGWNCWVLYILVGMSELTAVGKYVHYWWPDVPTWVSAAVFFVMINAINLANVKVFGEAEFWFAIIKVLAIVGMIALGSYLLVSGHGGPQASVSNLWDHGGFFPNGVKGLVMALAIIMFSFGGLEMLGFTAAEADQPKTVIPKAINQVIYRILIFYIGALVVLLSLTPWDGLLQTLDSAGDAYSGSPFVQVFSMLGSNTAAHILNFVVLTAALSVYNSGTYCNSRMLLGMAEQGDAPAALAKVDKRGVPVRAILVSAAVTLVAVVLNYLMPHDALELLMSLVVATLVINWAMISFSHLKFRQHQVRNGRVSSFRSLWYPWGNYLCLAFVVFILGIMLMIPGINVSVYAIPVWVVGMYLAYLARNRRAALTLQKG from the coding sequence ATGAGTGCACAGAACTCATCCGGCCAGCTAAAGCGCGGCCTGAAAAATCGACACATCCAATTGATCGCCCTGGGCGGCGCCATCGGCACGGGGCTGTTCCTCGGCTCGGCCGGCGTGCTCAAGTCCGCCGGGCCATCGATGATCCTCGGCTATGCCATCTGCGGTTTCATTGCCTTCATGATCATGCGCCAGCTGGGCGAAATGATCGTGGAAGAGCCAGTGGCCGGTTCCTTCAGCCACTTTGCCCACCAGTACTGGGGCGGCTTCGCAGGCTTTCTGTCGGGCTGGAACTGCTGGGTGCTGTACATCCTGGTGGGCATGTCCGAACTCACCGCGGTGGGCAAGTACGTCCATTACTGGTGGCCCGACGTGCCCACCTGGGTCTCGGCGGCCGTCTTCTTCGTGATGATCAACGCCATCAACCTGGCCAACGTGAAGGTCTTCGGCGAAGCCGAGTTCTGGTTCGCCATCATCAAGGTGCTGGCCATCGTCGGCATGATCGCCCTGGGCAGCTACCTGCTGGTCAGCGGCCATGGCGGCCCGCAGGCGTCGGTCAGCAACCTGTGGGACCACGGCGGCTTTTTCCCCAATGGAGTGAAGGGCCTGGTCATGGCCCTGGCGATCATCATGTTCTCCTTCGGCGGCCTGGAAATGCTCGGTTTCACCGCTGCCGAAGCCGACCAGCCCAAGACCGTAATCCCCAAGGCGATCAATCAGGTGATCTACCGCATCCTGATTTTCTACATCGGCGCGCTGGTCGTGCTGCTGTCGCTGACCCCATGGGACGGCCTGTTGCAGACCCTCGACAGCGCCGGCGATGCCTACAGCGGTAGCCCCTTCGTGCAAGTGTTCTCGATGCTGGGCAGCAACACCGCGGCGCACATTCTCAATTTCGTGGTACTGACCGCGGCGCTGTCGGTGTACAACAGCGGTACCTACTGCAACAGCCGCATGCTGCTGGGCATGGCCGAACAGGGCGACGCCCCGGCAGCCCTGGCCAAGGTGGACAAGCGCGGGGTGCCGGTGCGGGCCATCCTGGTGTCGGCGGCGGTGACGCTGGTGGCGGTGGTGCTGAACTACCTGATGCCCCATGACGCCCTGGAATTGCTGATGTCGCTGGTGGTGGCCACCCTGGTCATCAACTGGGCGATGATCAGCTTCTCCCACCTCAAGTTCCGCCAGCACCAGGTGCGCAATGGCCGCGTGTCGTCGTTCCGGTCGCTGTGGTACCCGTGGGGCAATTACCTCTGCCTGGCGTTCGTGGTGTTCATCCTCGGCATCATGTTGATGATCCCTGGCATCAACGTCTCGGTGTACGCCATTCCGGTGTGGGTGGTGGGCATGTACCTGGCCTACCTGGCCCGTAACCGCCGCGCTGCCCTGACCCTGCAAAAGGGTTGA
- the arfB gene encoding alternative ribosome rescue aminoacyl-tRNA hydrolase ArfB yields MLEISNNVHLPDAEIELSAIRAQGAGGQNVNKVSSAVHLRFDINASSLPPFYKERLLALRDSRITSDGVIVIKAQQYRTQEQNRADALERLRELIVNAAKVEKKRRPTKPTLGSRTRRLEGKTKRGAIKAGRGKVDF; encoded by the coding sequence ATGCTGGAAATCTCCAATAACGTCCATCTGCCCGATGCCGAGATCGAGCTGAGCGCCATTCGCGCCCAAGGCGCTGGCGGGCAGAACGTCAACAAGGTGTCCAGCGCGGTGCACCTGCGCTTCGATATCAACGCCTCGTCATTGCCACCGTTCTACAAGGAACGCCTGCTGGCGCTGCGTGACAGCCGTATCACCAGTGATGGCGTGATCGTCATCAAGGCTCAGCAATACCGCACTCAGGAACAGAACCGCGCCGACGCCCTGGAGCGCCTGCGGGAACTGATCGTCAATGCCGCGAAGGTGGAGAAGAAGCGTCGGCCCACCAAGCCGACCCTGGGGTCCAGGACTCGTCGGCTGGAAGGCAAGACCAAGCGCGGTGCCATCAAGGCCGGCCGCGGCAAGGTCGACTTTTAA
- a CDS encoding MFS transporter, whose product MPTNPRPLAVTLQVVSIVLFTFIGYLNIGIPLAVLPGFVHNGLGFNAVIAGLVISVQYLATLLSRPHSSRIIDNHGSKKAVIYGLFGCGLSGVFMLIAAFTHNLPMVSLVSLFIGRLVLGSAESLVGSGSIGWGIGRVGSQHTAKVISWNGIASYGALAIGAPAGVLLVQHLGLWAMGVSILLLAALGLALAWNKTPAPVVAGERMPFMHVLGKVLPHGTGLALGGIGFGTIATFITLYYASHNWGNAALSLSLFGASFIGARLIFGNLINRIGGFRVAIGCMTVESLGLLLLWLAPSAELALAGAALSGFGFSLVFPALGVEAVNLVPASSRGAAVGAYSLFVDLSLGITGPLAGAIAAGFGFSSIFLFAAIASFLGLSLSLYLYRQTLNQPRHPDAAL is encoded by the coding sequence ATGCCCACGAACCCGCGACCGCTGGCGGTCACGTTGCAAGTCGTTTCCATCGTCCTGTTTACCTTTATCGGCTACCTCAACATCGGCATTCCCCTGGCCGTGCTGCCTGGCTTCGTGCACAACGGCCTGGGATTCAACGCGGTTATCGCCGGCCTGGTGATCAGTGTGCAGTACCTGGCCACCCTGCTGAGCCGCCCGCATTCAAGCCGGATCATCGATAACCATGGCAGCAAGAAAGCGGTGATCTACGGCCTGTTCGGCTGTGGTTTGAGCGGGGTGTTCATGTTGATCGCCGCCTTCACCCACAACCTGCCCATGGTCAGCCTGGTCAGCCTGTTCATCGGACGCCTGGTGCTAGGCAGCGCCGAGAGCCTGGTAGGGTCGGGGTCCATCGGCTGGGGTATCGGTCGGGTAGGCTCGCAGCACACCGCCAAGGTCATTTCCTGGAACGGCATCGCCAGCTACGGCGCCCTGGCCATCGGCGCCCCGGCCGGCGTCTTGCTGGTACAGCACTTGGGGCTGTGGGCCATGGGCGTGAGCATCCTGCTGCTGGCGGCGCTGGGCCTGGCGCTGGCCTGGAACAAGACGCCTGCGCCGGTGGTGGCGGGCGAGCGCATGCCGTTCATGCATGTACTGGGCAAGGTACTGCCCCACGGCACCGGCCTGGCGCTGGGCGGTATCGGCTTCGGCACCATCGCCACGTTCATCACCCTGTATTACGCCAGCCACAACTGGGGCAATGCGGCGTTGTCACTGAGCCTGTTCGGCGCGAGCTTCATCGGCGCGCGGTTGATCTTCGGCAACCTGATCAACCGCATCGGCGGTTTCCGCGTGGCCATCGGCTGCATGACGGTGGAATCCCTGGGGCTGTTGCTGCTATGGCTGGCCCCCAGCGCCGAACTGGCCTTGGCCGGCGCGGCCCTGAGCGGCTTTGGCTTTTCGCTGGTGTTTCCGGCCCTGGGCGTGGAGGCGGTGAACCTGGTGCCAGCCTCGAGCCGCGGCGCGGCGGTGGGCGCCTACTCGCTATTCGTCGACCTGTCACTGGGCATCACCGGGCCGCTGGCCGGCGCCATCGCGGCGGGCTTCGGTTTCAGCTCGATCTTCCTGTTCGCCGCCATCGCCTCGTTCCTGGGCCTGTCGCTGAGCCTGTACCTGTACCGCCAGACACTCAACCAGCCCCGCCACCCGGACGCGGCGCTTTAA
- a CDS encoding amino acid aminotransferase, translating to MHFSAIQRIPGDSILSLMEAYAKDPNPAKFDLGVGVYKDASGLTPVLAAVKQAERYLLDHQASKTYVSGHGDARFGQLLSELVLGKDSPLLNQQRAGATQTPGGTGALRLAGEFIRHCLPGRGIWLSDPTWPIHESIFAEVGLKVGHYPYVGDDNRLHVEAMLQALENIPRGDVLLLHACCHNPTGFDLHHEDWQRVLDLVKRRDLLPLIDFAYQGFGDGLEEDAWGVRLFARELPELLITSSCSKNFGLYRERTGALIACTDDHEKLLDVRSQLAGLARNLWSTPPDHGAAVVATILGTPDLKSLWADEVEQMRSRIAQLRAGLVEALEPHGLAARFAHIGEQRGMFSYTGLSPDQVDRLRDEHSVYMVRSGRANVAGIDASRLDELAKAIARVC from the coding sequence ATGCACTTCAGCGCGATCCAGCGGATACCCGGCGATTCGATCCTCAGCCTGATGGAGGCCTACGCCAAGGACCCCAACCCCGCCAAGTTCGACCTGGGGGTGGGCGTGTACAAGGACGCCAGCGGCCTGACCCCGGTACTGGCGGCGGTCAAGCAGGCCGAGCGCTACCTGCTGGACCACCAGGCCAGCAAAACCTATGTCAGCGGGCATGGCGACGCGCGCTTCGGTCAACTGCTCAGCGAACTGGTGCTGGGCAAGGATTCGCCCTTGCTCAACCAGCAGCGTGCTGGCGCTACCCAGACGCCGGGCGGCACGGGCGCGCTGCGCCTGGCCGGCGAGTTCATTCGCCACTGCCTGCCCGGCCGCGGGATCTGGCTGAGTGACCCGACCTGGCCGATACACGAGAGCATCTTCGCCGAGGTGGGGCTCAAGGTCGGGCACTACCCGTACGTGGGCGACGATAACCGCCTTCACGTGGAGGCCATGCTGCAGGCGCTGGAAAACATCCCTCGGGGCGATGTACTGCTGCTGCATGCCTGCTGCCACAACCCCACGGGTTTCGACCTGCACCACGAGGACTGGCAACGCGTGCTGGATTTGGTCAAGCGCCGTGACTTGTTGCCCTTGATCGACTTTGCCTACCAAGGCTTTGGCGATGGCCTGGAGGAAGACGCCTGGGGCGTGCGCCTGTTCGCGCGCGAGCTGCCGGAATTGCTGATCACCAGTTCCTGCTCGAAGAATTTCGGCTTGTATCGCGAACGCACCGGCGCACTGATTGCCTGCACCGATGACCATGAGAAGCTGCTGGACGTGCGCAGCCAACTGGCTGGCCTGGCACGCAACCTGTGGTCCACGCCGCCGGACCATGGCGCCGCCGTGGTGGCCACCATTCTCGGCACCCCGGACCTCAAGAGCCTGTGGGCCGATGAGGTCGAGCAAATGCGCTCGCGCATCGCCCAGTTGCGCGCCGGCCTGGTGGAAGCGCTAGAGCCCCATGGGCTGGCCGCGCGCTTTGCCCACATCGGCGAACAGCGTGGGATGTTTTCCTACACCGGGCTCAGCCCGGACCAGGTGGATCGCCTGCGCGACGAGCATAGCGTGTACATGGTGCGCTCAGGCCGCGCCAACGTCGCCGGCATCGACGCCAGCCGCCTGGATGAATTGGCCAAGGCCATCGCCAGGGTCTGCTGA
- a CDS encoding 4a-hydroxytetrahydrobiopterin dehydratase — MNSLNQAHCEACRADAPQVSDEELPVLLKQIPDWNIEVRDSVMQLEKVYLFKNFKYALAFTNAVGEIAEAEGHHPGLLTEWGKVTVTWWSHSIKGLHRNDFIMAARTDDVSQGAEGRK, encoded by the coding sequence ATGAACTCACTGAATCAGGCCCATTGCGAAGCCTGCCGCGCCGATGCTCCCCAGGTCAGCGATGAAGAACTGCCGGTGCTGCTCAAGCAAATCCCGGACTGGAACATCGAAGTGCGCGACAGCGTCATGCAGTTGGAAAAGGTCTACCTGTTCAAGAATTTCAAATATGCTCTGGCCTTTACCAACGCCGTCGGCGAGATTGCCGAGGCCGAAGGCCACCACCCGGGCCTGCTGACCGAATGGGGCAAAGTCACCGTGACCTGGTGGAGCCATTCCATCAAGGGCCTGCACCGTAACGATTTCATCATGGCCGCCCGCACCGACGATGTCAGCCAGGGGGCCGAGGGGCGCAAATAA